In Cucurbita pepo subsp. pepo cultivar mu-cu-16 chromosome LG10, ASM280686v2, whole genome shotgun sequence, the DNA window TGAAGGAACAAAAGGGCTGGTACCTGAACCCACTCGAAGTAGCTAACTGTAACTCCCCCTGAATTTGCATAAATATCTGGTAGAATAACAACTCCTTTCCTTGCCAATATCTACAGATGACAAAAGATTATGAATATCTAGTTTTTGCTTCTATCTTCATTTAGCTTGATGTTCATTTATGTGCTCACCTCATCGGCCTCCGGGTCTGCTGGGTGATTGGCTGCTTCTATTATGAACTTAGCTTTGATTTCATTGGCATTTTCCTTGTTGATGACGCCTCCAAGGGCTGCTGGTATCAATATGTCACAGTCTTCAACCAAAATAGACTGGGGATCAATTGGATTTCCCCCATCAAAACCTTTCACACCTTTGTGTTCTTTTGCATATTTTAGTAAGCTTGGAATATCTATCCCATTGTCATTCTTTATTGCTCCTGTCACATCGCTTATTGCTACGAtctttcctccattttcattGATCAGTCGTGCTGCCCACGACCCCACATTGCCAAAACCCTAACATAGCAGCCCGTATTTTCACTTAGCATGTTGTAGTATATATGAAGGTTAGCTTGAACGAGAAATTGTAGCAGAAAGGTAAAAAAAGTGTGCCTGAATGACAAATCTTTGACCAGATATGCTCTTTCCATACTCATTTAATAAGGCCTCTGTTGCATACAACACGCCTCGCCCTGTTGCTGCATCTCTGCCCAGAGATCCACCCAGATCCTAGTTTGGTGATAGTCAACTTTGATTAGTTGCTTTAATAGTAATCTATGGAGCTGAGTTGAGCCTTATAAGTCACTTACGATAGGTTTCCCTGTTACGATCGCTGGTGAGTAGCCATGAAACTTGGAATACTCATCTAGGATCCATGCCATTGTCTGTTGAAATCAAGACACACAATTAGGAGGGAGGAAAGTTGAAACTTGAACAGTAAAATAATTCAACTACTAGAAACTAAGTTTGATTGTGTATATGTAGTCAACCTGTGGACCCGTTCCCATATCTGGTGCTGGAACATCGGTGTGGACACCAACAAGATCATGTATCTTTTGAGTGAAAACTCTGGTAAGACGTTCCAGCTCCGATATACTTAATAATCCAGGATCACATCCTATACCGCCCTTCGCTCCACCGTACGGTATATTTGCGACCGCTGTCTTCCACGTCATCAATTGTGCCAAAGCATTTACCTCATCAGGGTCAACCTGCATTGGAAGGTATATTGCTTTCTTAAATATGTCGGAGCATTTACCCCTAGTAAACTTTTTTGTTAGCTCTCAGTGTTGTCATAGGAGTGGGTGAAGGCTTCCCAGAGATTAGTGGAGAG includes these proteins:
- the LOC111804172 gene encoding glutamate dehydrogenase 1-like, with translation MNALAATNRNFKLAARLLGLDSKLEKSLLIPFREIKVECTIPKDDGTLASFVGFRVQHDNARGPMKGGIRYHPEVDPDEVNALAQLMTWKTAVANIPYGGAKGGIGCDPGLLSISELERLTRVFTQKIHDLVGVHTDVPAPDMGTGPQTMAWILDEYSKFHGYSPAIVTGKPIDLGGSLGRDAATGRGVLYATEALLNEYGKSISGQRFVIQGFGNVGSWAARLINENGGKIVAISDVTGAIKNDNGIDIPSLLKYAKEHKGVKGFDGGNPIDPQSILVEDCDILIPAALGGVINKENANEIKAKFIIEAANHPADPEADEILARKGVVILPDIYANSGGVTVSYFEWVQNIQGFMWEEEKVNNELKTYMTKGFKDVKEMCKTHNCDLRMGAFTLGVNRVARATVLRGWEA